One genomic region from Lynx canadensis isolate LIC74 chromosome E1, mLynCan4.pri.v2, whole genome shotgun sequence encodes:
- the EIF4A3 gene encoding eukaryotic initiation factor 4A-III, with protein sequence MAATATMATSGSARKRLLKEEDMTKVEFETSEEVDVTPTFDTMGLREDLLRGIYAYGFEKPSAIQQRAIKQIIKGRDVIAQSQSGTGKTATFSISVLQCLDIQVRETQALILAPTRELAVQIQKGLLALGDYMNVQCHACIGGTNVGEDIRKLDYGQHVVAGTPGRVFDMIRRRSLRTRAIKMLVLDEADEMLNKGFKEQIYDVYRYLPPATQVVLISATLPHEILEMTNKFMTDPIRILVKRDELTLEGIKQFFVAVEREEWKFDTLCDLYDTLTITQAVIFCNTKRKVDWLTEKMREANFTVSSMHGDMPQKERESIMKEFRSGASRVLISTDVWARGLDVPQVSLIINYDLPNNRELYIHRIGRSGRYGRKGVAINFVKNDDIRILRDIEQYYSTQIDEMPMNVADLI encoded by the exons ATGGCGGCCACGGCCACGATGGCGACCTCGGGCTCGGCGCGGAAGCGGCTGCTCAAAGAGGAGGACATGACCAAAGTGGAATTCGAGACCAGCGAGGAGGTGGACGTGACGCCCACGTTCGACACCATGGGCCTGCGGGAAGACCTGCTGCGCGGCATCTACGCCTACG GTTTTGAAAAACCGTCAGCCATCCAGCAGCGAGCCATCAAGCAGATAATTAAAGGCAGAGACGTCATCGCTCA GTCTCAGTCTGGCACAGGCAAAACCGCCACGTTCAGCATCTCCGTCCTCCAGTGTTTGGATATTCAG GTTCGTGAAACCCAGGCTTTGATCTTGGCTCCAACGAGGGAGTTGGCTGTGCAGATCCAGAAG GGCCTGCTCGCGCTGGGCGACTACATGAACGTCCAGTGCCATGCCTGCATCGGGGGCACCAACGTGGGGGAGGACATCAGGAAGCTGGACTACGGGCAGCACGTCGTCGCCGGCACCCCCGGGCGTGTCTTTG ACATGATTCGGCGCAGAAGTTTGAGGACGCGCGCTATCAAGATGTTGGTTTTGGATGAGGCTGACGAAATGTTGAATAAAG GTTTCAAGGAGCAGATATACGACGTGTACAGGTACCTGCCCCCGGCCACACAGGTGGTGCTCATCAGTGCCACGCTGCCTCACGAAATCCTGGAGATGACCAACAAGTTCATGACGGACCCCATCCGCATCTTGGTGAAGCG TGATGAACTGACCCTAGAAGGCATCAAGCAGTTTTTTGTAGCGGTGGAGAGGGAAGAGTGGAAATTCGATACCTTGTGTGACCTGTACGACACGCTGACCATCACCCAGGCGGTCATCTTCTGTAACACCAAACGGAAG GTGGACTGGCTGACGGAGAAGATGCGAGAGGCCAACTTCACGGTGTCGTCCATGCACGGCGACATGCCGCAGAAGGAGCGTGAGTCCATCATGAAGGAGTTCCGGTCCGGCGCCAG CCGTGTGCTCATCTCCACGGACGTCTGGGCCAGGGGCTTGGACGTCCCTCAGGTGTCCCTCATCATTAACTACGACCTGCCCAATAACAGAGAGTTGTACATACACAG AATCGGGCGCTCGGGCCGCTACGGCCGGAAGGGGGTGGCCATCAACTTTGTGAAGAACGACGACATCCGTATCCTGAGAGACATCGAGCAGTACTACTCCACCCAGATCGACGAGATGCCCATGAACG TGGCTGACCTGATCTGA